The DNA window GACCTCTCCGCGCTCTGGCAGGTCTACGGCGAGGCCGACCGCCCGGACCTCAAGGACCCGCCGTTCGTGCCGGCCACCCACCCCCGCCTCACCGAGGGCGAGGTGCCGCGCAGCGTCTTCGCCACCCTGCGGGACGGTGACGTGCTGGTGCACCACCCGTACCACTCGTTCGCGACCAGCGTGCAGCGCTTCGTCGAGCAGGCCGCCGCCGACCCGAACGTGCTGGCCATCAAGCAGACCCTCTACCGCACCAGCGGCGACTCCCCCATCGTCGACGCGCTGGTCGACGCGGCCGCCGCCGGCAAGCAGGTGGTGGTGCTCGTCGAGCTGAAGGCGCGCTTCGACGAGGTGGCCAACATCGGCTGGGCGCGCACCCTGGAGCGGGCCGGCTGCCACGTGGTCTACGGGCTGGTCGGCCTGAAGACGCACTGCAAGACCGCGCTGGTCGTCCGCCAGGAGGGCAACCAGATCCGCCGCTACTGCCACATCGGCACCGGCAACTACCACCCGAAGACCGCCCGGCTGTACGAGGACTTCGGCATGCTCACCGCCGACCCGGAGATCGGCGCCGACCTGACCGACCTGTTCAACGTGCTCACCGGCTACAGCCGGCAGACCGCGTACCGGCGGCTGCTGGTGGCCCCGCAGGGCATCCGTAGCGGCCTCGTCGAGCGGATCGAGCGGGAGATCGAGCACGTCCGGCTGGGCATGCCGGGCCTGGTGCAGTTCAAGGTGAACGCGCTGGTCGACGAGGAGATCACCGACGCGCTCTACCGGGCGTCCCGGGCCGGCGTGCACGTGGACCTGCTGATCCGGGGCATGTGCACGCTGCGGCCGGGCGTGCCCGGCCTGTCGGAGAACATCCGGGTCCGCTCGATCCTCGGCCGGTTCCTGGAGCACTCCCGCATCTTCCGGTTCGGCAACAACGGCGACGCGGAGTTCTGGATGGGCTCGGCCGACCTCATGCACCGCAACCTGGACCGCCGGGTCGAGGCGCTGGTGCAGGTGAGCGACCCGGTGGCCCGGGCCGAGCTGGACCACGTGCTGACCGCCGCGTTCAGCCCGGAGGTGGACGCCTTCGAGCTGGCCCCGGACGGCGCCTGGCAGCGGCGTACCGGCACCGGCGACACGCCGCTGACCCACCTGCAGGACCTGCTCCTGCACCGGGTCGGCGGGAGGGCGGGCTGACCGGACCACGGCCCGCTCGGAGCGGGCATACGGTGAGCGGATGACGGACGACGAGCCGGTGCGGATCCGGGCGGCGGGCGGGGTCGTCTGGCGCCCGGCCACCGGCGGCGTCGAGATCTGCCTGGTGCACCGCCCCCGGTACGGCGACTGGTCGCTGCCCAAGGGCAAGCTGGACGCCGGCGAACACCCGCTGCGGGCCGCCGTCCGTGAGGTCGCCGAGGAGACCGACGTCCGGGCCGTGCCGCAGGTACGCCTGCCGACCGTCCGCTACCGCAGCGAGGGCCGGCCGAAGGCCGTCGACTACTGGTCGATGCGGGCCGCCGCGCAGGGCGGTTTCCAGCCGGACACCGAGGTGGACGAGGTCGCCTGGTTCCCCGTCGACGAGGCGGCACGCCGGGTCAGCTACCCGCACGACGCCGAGGTGATCGCCGCGTTCGCGGCGCTGCCGCCGGTCACCGCCACCGTGCTGCTGGTCCGGCACGCGCACGCCGGCAAGCGGGGCACCTGGACCGGCCCGGACACCGGCCGGCCGCTGGACGACGAGGGCTGGGCCCAGGCCCGGGCGCTCGCGCCCCTGGTCGCCCTGGTCCGCCCGGCCCGCCTGGTCTCCGCTTCGGCCCGGCGCTGCGTGCAGACCCTCGACCCGGCGGCCGCGCTGCTGGACCTGCCCGTCGAGGTGGTCGGCGACCTGGACGAGCCGCGCCCCGGCCAGCAGCCGGACGAGTGCGCCCTGGCCGCCGCCGCTCGGCTCACCGCGCTGGCCCAGGACGGGGAACCGGTCGCGGTGTGCAGCCAGGGGAAGGTGATCCCGGGCGCGCTGGAAGGGCTGACCGGCCGCTCCGACGACTACACCACCCCGAAGGGCGGCGGCTGGCTGCTCGCCTTCACCGGCGACCGCCTGCTCGCCGCCGACCCCTTGTGACGGCGGGCCCCTCCTAACGCCCGTCGTCGAGCAGCGTCCTCCTGACACACCAGGGGGTGCTCAGGGCAGGGCGATCGTCACGGCGACCGGGAGGTGGTCGCTGGCGGTGCTGCGCGGCGCCGTCGCACCGGACGCGGTGAGACCGGGCGAGACGAAGACGTGGTCGATCTGGGTGCGCGGGTCGTCGGCCGGGCTGGTCCGCAGCGGGCGGGCCGCGACCAGCGCGTCGACCAGCCCGGCCCGGGTGAACTCGGCGAACGCGGCATCGCCGGGCTCGGTGTTCAGGTCGCCGCCGAGCACCAGCGGGCGGCCCGCCGCGTACCCGGTGGCGAAGGCGGCCACCTCGCCGGCCTGGGCCACCGGACCCTCCCCCGGCGGTGGTTGCAGGTGCGTGGCGACCACGGCGAGTTCCCGGCCGCCGAGGTCGAGCGTGACGCCGAGCGCCTGCGCCCCGGTCGGCGCCCCGTGCGCCGCGAGGGGCCGGGTCCGGCCGGATCGCACCGGGAAGCGGCTCAGCACCGCGTCACCCCACACGGGGTCGGCGGCGGGCGCGAAGACGTACGGCATCCGCAGCCGCCTGGCCAGCAGGGCGAGGGTGTCGTGGCCGCCGTTGAGCAGCCAGCCCCGGTCCACCTCGCTGAGCAGCACCACGTCCGGCCGGCCGCCCTCCACCGCCCGGGTCAGCGCGTCCAGGTCGAGCCGCCCGTCCAGCCCGAACCCCATCCGGATGTTGTAGGCCGCCACCCGTACCGCCGCCGGTGGCGTCGCGGGCGGGTTCGGCGCCGGAGCCGGACGGTGGATCCCGCCGGCCACGGCGGTCAGCAGCATCGCCCCGAGGACCGTCCACACCGGCACGGGCGGGCGCAGCGGGGGTGCGGCGAGCGGCGGGGCGACCGCGGCCGCGGCGGCGACGCCCAGCGCCGCCAGCACCGGCACCCAGCCGTTCGGGTATCCGAGGTCGTAGGCGGCGTAGTAGGCCACGGCGCCGACCGCGAACCCCAGCATCCCGCCGACGACCGCGAACGCGCGCCGCCGGCCGCCGCCCGGGTCCGGCTCGGCGTGCTCACCGGCACCGGAGCCCGCTGCCGGCGCGGCGACCACACCGGAACCGGAGTGTGCGGCAGAGCCGGGGCCGGCCGAATCGGGGTCGGTCCCCGGACCGGCCGCGGCGGGGACGAGGGGCCTGGCGGACAGGCGACGGGCCAGCGGCTTCCCGTGTTCGGCGGCGGTGTCGACGAGGGCGAGGCAGCCGCCGAGGCCGGCGGCGGTGAGCAGGACGGCCGCCGCCAGCCAGCCGGCCCGGTCGGAGGCGAACAGACCCGCGCCGACCAGCAGTGCCGCCGGCCAGAGCAGCCGCGCCACCGGCCGGGGCGGCCGGAGCAGCACCGCCAGCAGGAAGAGGCCGATCGCCACCTCGGGCACCGCCGCGAGGTGCGCCGGGGGCAACCCCACACGGGGCAGGCCCGCCAACCCGTGCCGGTAGGAAGCGGCCGCGTCCCACACCGCCGGGGCGAGCGCGAGCTGGCCGGCCAGCAGCAGTACCGGCCCCACGAGCAGCCAGGCGATCCGCCCGGCTTTCCCGGCGGGTCGCGACGCCGGCGCGGCCGACGCGACAGGGCCCGGGACTGAGGCCGGATCGGGTGCGGGCGCCGCCACCCGCATGACCGAGCGGCGGAGCCTGACCATCAACGACGAGGGCGCCTGGGTGGACAGGAAGGCGGCGACCAGCAGAACGCTCACCGTCCAGCCGAGCGGTCCGCCCCGCCAGACCAGGTCCTCGGTGCCGAGAAGGGCGTGCCCGACGGCGGCCCCGGCCAGGCCGAACGCCAGCCCCGGCACCGGCCGGGCGACCGTGGCGGCGGTCGCGGCGAGCCACACCAGGCCGGCGAGCAGGCCGGCGCAGGCCAGCCAGAGCTGGACCCGGCCGCCGGGCGCGGCGGTCAGGGCGAGCCGGGCGGCGGCCAGCACCCCGGCCGCGACCAGGCCCACCGGGCGCGCACCGGGCCGGCGGAGCAGGACGGGCGCGGCGAGGGCGAGCACGAACCAGCCGAGGGCGAAGGCACCGAGGAGTTCGGCCGGCGTCTCGGCCGCCCGACCGAAGATGGTGATGATCGACGGCAGCCACACCCGCAGCACGTCGAGCAGGACCACGACGCCCAGGGCGAGCGCGGCGGTGGGAAGGTGACGGTGGCGCACGGGCGCCCCCTCTTCTCGTGACCGACGGGGGTTTTCGGCACGAGGATTCTCCGGGCTGAGGCGACGGCGGGTCAACGCGTACCCACGAGAAAGGGCGCCCACCACGAACGGTGGGCACCCTTCCGGGTCGTGCGGTCAGCGCCGGCTGGCGGCCTTCTTGGCCGGAGCCTTCTTCGCCGGCGCCTTCTTGGCGGCGGTGCTCTTGGCTGCCGTCGTCTTCTTGGCGGCGGTGGTCTTCTTGGCCGCGGTCGACTTCGCCGCGGTGGTCTTCTTCGCCGTGGTCGTCTTGGTCGCCGCCTTCTTCGCGGGCGCGGCCTTCTTGGTCGCGGCGGTGGTCTTGGCCGCCTTCGCCGCCGTGGTCTTCTTGGCGGCACCGGCCGCCGTGGTCTTCTTCGCGGCGGTCGCCTTGGCCCCGGTCGCCTTCGCGCCAGTGGTCTTCGCGGCGGCGGCCGAGGTGGTCTTCCTGGCGGCGGCGGTGGACTTCGGCACCTTGCCGCTGGCCACCATCTCCTTGAAGCCCGCGCCCGCCCGGAAGGTCGGGACGGAGGTCTTCTTGACCTTCACCGCCTCGCCGGTCCGCGGGTTGCGCGCTGTTCGGGCTCCCCGGACGCGCTTTTCGAACGCTCCGAAACCGGTGATCGCCACTTTCTCGCCCTTGGTGACCGCCGCCTGAACCTCAGTGAGGACCGCGTCGAGCGCGGCCGTCGCCGTCTTCCGGTCCCCCAGGCGAACGGCGAGCGCCTCGATGAGCTCGGCCTTGTTCACGACTTCCTCCCGATTGTGCAACTGACTCGTCGCGAGCCATTCTGCGCGCACGGTATGCCCTGTGCTGCCTGGACACAAACATTCGGTGGAAAAAAGCCCTTGTGTCGTAACGGATTCGCCCCCACCGGCCGGGCCGGTGGGGGCGAAAAGCTATCTGTGGTCAGGCGACCGAGGGCAGGAACGACGGCCGGGACGCCTCGTAGGCGCTGATCTCGGCCTCGTGCCGGAGGGTGAGTCCAATGTCGTCCAAGCCCTCCATGAGCCGCCAACGGCTGTGGTCGTCCAGCGGGAACGCCCAGGTGGCGTCACCGGCGTGGACCTGGCGGGCGGCGAGGTCGACCGTGATCGGGGTGGTCGGCTCGGATTCCACGAGATCCCACAGTTCTTCGACGGCTTTCAATTCCAACTCGACCGGAAGGAGCCCTTCCTTGAGCGCGTTGCCGCGGAAGATGTCGCCGAAGCGAGGCGCGATCACGGCCCGGAAGCCCCAGTCCCGCAGCGCCCAGACGGCGTGCTCCCGGGAAGATCCGGTGCCGAACTCCGGGCCGGCGATCAGAATCGACGCACCCGAATGGGCGGGATCGTTGAGGACGAATGACGGATCCTCCCGCCACGCGTTGAACAGACCGTCGGCGAATCCGGTCCGGGTCACCCGCTTGAGGTACACGGCGGGGATGATCTGGTCGGTGTCCACGTTGGACCGCCGCAGCGGCACGGCCGTGCCGGTGTGGGTGGTGAACTTGTCCATCTCTCGGCTGCCCTTCTACAGGTCGGCGGGGGCGGCCAGCCGGCCGACCACGGCGGTGGCGGCGGCGACCGGCGGGGACACCAGGTGCGTACGCCCGCCCCGGCCCTGGCGGCCCTCGAAGTTGCGGTTGGAGGTCGAGGCGGAGCGCTCGCCCGGCTTGAGCGTGTCGGGGTTCATGCCCAGGCACATGGAGCAGCCGGCGAAGCGCCACTCGGCGCCCGCGTCGGCGAAGACCTTGTCCAGGCCCTCCGCCTCGGCCGCCTCGCGCACCGCGGCCGAACCCGGCACCACCAGCATGCGTACGCCGTCGGCGACCTTGTGCCCGCGCAGCACGTCGGCGGCGGCGCGGAGGTCCTCCAGCCGGCCGTTGGTGCAGGAGCCGACGAAGACCACGTCCACGGCCAGGTCACGCAGCGCGGTGCCGGGCGTGAGGTCCATGTACTCCAGGGCCCGGCGGGCCGCGACCCGCTCGGCCTCGGTGACGAACTCCTCCGGGTCCGGCACGGCCGCGCCCAGCGGCAGGCCCTGGCCGGGGTTCGTGCCCCAGGTGACGAACGGCGTGATCCGGCCGGCGTCCAGGGTGACCTCGGTGTCGAAGGTCGCGCCCTCGTCGGTGGGCAGCGTCCGCCAGTGGGCCACCGCCGCGTCCCAGTCGGCTCCCTGCGGCGCGTGGGGCCGCCCCTTGAGGTACGCGAAGGTGGTCTCGTCCGGCGCGATCATGCCGGCCTTGGCGCCCCACTCGATGGACATGTTGGCGATGGTCATCCGGCCCTCCATCGAGAGGTTCCGGATGGCCTCGCCCCGGTACTCCACGATGTGCCCGCGCCCGCCGCCGGTGCCCACTTGGGCGATCAGGGCGAGCACCAGGTCCTTGGCGGTGACTCCCGGGGCGAGCTGGCCGGTGACGTTCACGGCCATGGTCTTCGGGCGGGCCTGCGGCAGCGTCTGGGTGGCCAGCACGTGCTCGACCTCACTGGTCCCGATACCGAAGGCGAGCGCGCCGAACGCGCCGTGGGTGGCGGTGTGCGAGTCGCCGCAGACGATCGTCATGCCCGGCTGTGTGAGGCCGAGCTGGGGGCCGATGACGTGCACGATGCCCTGGTTCTCGTCGCCCAGCGGGTGCAGCCGCACGCCGAACTCGGCGCAGTTGCGGCGCAGCGTCTCGATCTGGGTGCGGGAGGTGGGGTCCGCGATCGTGAGCAGGTCGCCGCGCCGGGAGCGGAACGCCGGGTCGTCGTACCCGGTCGGGGTGTTGTGGTCCTCGGTCGCGATCGTCAGGTCCGTGCGGCGGACCCGGCGGCCGGCCAGGCGCAGCCCGTCGAACGCCTGCGGGCTGGTGACCTCGTGGAGCAGGTGCAGGTCGATGAAGAGCAGGTCCGGCTCGCCGGCGGCGGAGCGGACCACGTGCGCGTCCCAGACCTTCTCGGCCAGGGTCCTCGGTTGAGTGACTCCCACCATCTGGACATCCTAAATTCTGGGAGGTAAATTTCGGCTTGTGGGACACAGTATGAGCGGTGTCGGCGTTCTCGACAAGGCGGTGGTCATCCTGGCCGCCTGCGTCGACGGCGCCAGCCTGGCCGAACTCGTTGAACGCACCAAGCTGCCCCGGGCCACCGCGCACCGGCTGGCGCAGGCGCTGGAGATCCACCGGATGCTGGTCCGGGACACCCAGGGCCGCTGGCGCCCCGGCCCCCGGCTCGGCGAGCTGGCCAACGCCGCGCCGGACGTGCTGCTGACCGCGGCCGAGCCGCTGCTCGCCGCGCTGCGCGACGCCACCGGGGAGAGCGCCCAGCTCTACCTGCGCCGCGCCGACGAGCGGATCTGCGTGGCCGCGGCCGAGCGGGCCAGCGGCCTGCGGGACACCGTGCCGGTCGGCTCGGTGCTGCCCATGACGGCCGGCTCGGCGGCGCAGATCCTGCTCGCCTGGGAGCCGCCCGAGGCGGTCATGCCGCTGCTGCCCCGGTCGAAGTTCACCGGCCGCACCCTCGCCGAGGTGCGCCGCCGCGGCTGGGCCCAGAGCGTCGCCGAGCGGGAGGCCGGTGTGGCGAGCGTCTCGGCCCCGATCCGCGACCGCACCGGCCGGGTCATCGCCGCGATCAGCATCTCCGGTCCGATCGAGCGCCTGGGCCGCCGCCCCGGCGAACGCCACGCCATGGCCGTGGTCCGCGCCGGCCAACGCCTCTCCGGCCTGTGACCCCACCCCTGCGGGTGGAACGGTGAACGGCCCGCCTCGTGGAGCGAGACGGGCCGTTCCTGTGGTAGCCCCGACCGGATTCGAACCGGCGCTACCGCCTTGAGAGGGCGGCGTCCTGGGCCGCTAGACGACGGGGCCAGGCACTTTTCCTGCTTCACCGCCCTGACGAGCGGTGCGGCAGTAGTCTAGCGGCACCACGTCCACCCCCGTCGAGGGGGTCTGGGCCAGGCGCTGCCCGGGAGACACGAAACAGCCCGCCCCACGAGGTGGGACGGGCTGTCGATGCTTGTAGCCCCGACCGGATTCGAACCGGCGCTACCGCCTTGAGAGGGCGGCGTCCTGGGCCGCTAGACGACGGGGCCAGAACTTCATGCTTCCGCGCCCTCAACGGGCGGGAAGCTGACTCTATCAGAGATCATCTGCCGCCCCTCTCGCGAGGAGCGGAGCGGAACTCCGCCAGAATCCAGCGTCCGGGATTCTCGCGAATCCGCGGCTGCGCTGGGGTACCAGGACTCGAACCTAGACTAACTGAACCAGAATCAGTCGGGCTGCCAATTACCCCATACCCCATTGGCCCCTTGCGGCGCCGGGAATGAACTTTACCCTCCCGGTGCCGGCAGGCCAAATCCAACCCCCCGAACCGCCACTGAGCTGCGGAAACGAGGCGTCGGACGCATCAGGCGACCGGTACCACCGGGTTGGTGAGTTCGCCGATCCCCTCGATCCGCACGGTGACCGTATCCCCGTCGGTGAGCGGGCTAACCCCGGCCGGCGTGCCGGTCAGCACGACGTCACCGGGCAGCAACGTCATGACGTGGGAGATGTACGACACGAGTGCCGGCACGTCGAAGACCATGTCCTTCGTGCGGCCCAGCTGGCGTACCTCCATCTCCTCCGGGTTGCGGCCCACCTCGCAGCGGACCTCCAGGTCGGTGACGTCCAGCCCGGTGGTGATCCACGGCCCGATGGGGCAGAACGAGTCGAAGCCCTTGGCCCGGGTCCACTGCCCGTCGGAGCGCTGGAGGTCCCGCGCCGTGACGTCGTTGGCGCAGGTGTAGCCGAAGATGGCCCGCTCGGCGGCGGCCCGGTCGGCCCGGCGCGCGCCCGGGGCGCCGATCACGACGGCCAGTTCGGCCTCGTGCTCGACCTGCTTCGAGAAGATCGGCAGCCGGATGGCGTCCCGGGGGCCGATCACCGAGGTGGACGGCTTGAGGAACAGCAGCGGCTCCTTGGGCACCTCGCTGCCGTGCTCGGCGGCGTGTTCGGCGTAGTTGCGGCCGACACAGACCACCTTGCTGGGCAGGATCGGTGAGAGCAGCCGGACGTCGGAGAGCGCCCAGCGGGCGCCGGAGAACTGGATCTGCCCGAACGGGTGGCCCTCGATCTCGGCGATGGTCAGACCCTGCGGCCCGGCCTCCGACTCGCCCTCGACGACCCCGAACGACATTCCCTTGGCATGAGCGAAACGAGCGATACGCACCCGGCCAATCTATCCCCGACGGCCGGCCGGGCCACGCCGGACGCGGCGACGGCCTCTGTCGCGGGGCGCGCCAGGGTACGCCGGCCCGCGCCGGCCGGGGCGGGATTGCGCACTTCGTACCCGCCCGGCGGGCCCGGGCCCATAGCTTCGGGGCCGGAGGTGCGTTCGTATGCCTGCATCGAGACGACACCACAGGACCCTGGCAGTGCTCGTGAACTGCCTCGGCGTCATCGCCGCCGTGCCGGCGCTGCCCGGGGCGGCGCCCCGGGCGGAGGCCGCGCCGCCGCAACCGGCGGCGCCGCCCGCCGCGGCGGCCCGGGCCACGCCCATCCCGACCGGGATGCCGGCGGCGCCACCGGCGATGCCGACCACCAAGCCGGCGCCGATCCAGCTGAGCACGCCGCCGGTCACCGTGGCGGTGGCGGCGGCCGGCACCCCGGCGCCGGGCTACCGGATCCAGGTCCGCAACGGCGGCCCCACGCCCGTCGAGACGACCGTCCGGCAGGAGCTGCCGGCCGGGTCCAAGGCGACCGCGGTCACCGGCGGGGGCCGGGCCAACCGCCCGGTCGGGTCGGCCACCGCCAACGAGGTGACCTGGCGGCTGCGGCTGCCGGCGCGGAGCACCACCACGCTGAACACCGCGCTGAGCGTGGCCGGTCCGGGCCGGCCGGTCACCGCGCCGACCTGCGCCTACGGCACCGACGGCACCCGGCCGTACGACTGCGCCACGGCGACCTGGACGGGCGCCGCCACGGCCCCGGCGGCGCAGGTGACCGCGGCGCCGGCCTGGCGCCGCCCGCCGGTGCTGCTGGCCGCACTGGCCGCGCTCCTGGTCCTGACCGGGGGTGTGCTGTGGTGGGCGTGGCGGCGGCGCGGGGGGCCCGGCCCGGCCGCGGCGGCCACCGGCGTCCCGCCGGTCGCCGGTGGCGTGGGCGGCCCGGCGGACCGGGGCACGGTCTACCCGCGCCCGGCCATGCCGGCGCCCGCCGGGCGCCGGCGGCGGCCGCCGATCTGGATGGTGGTCGGGGTCGCGGCCGCGGTGCTGGCCGGCGTGGTCGGCGCGGCGGCGTGGACGGCCACCCAGCGGGTCGCCGCCATGGACACCACCAAGCAGCCGACCAGCGGCGCGTGGGTGGGCACCAGCGCCACCGGGGCGCTCGGCGTTCCGCTGCGGGAGACCGCGTTCGAGTTCACCGTCTACCGGATGACCTGCGGCGCCGGGACGCTGCCGGCGGCGTCGGCGGGCGGCCGGCAGTGCCTGGCCACGGTCGGCGTGCGCAATCTCACGCCCGGCGAGCAGACCTGGCACGGGCAGTTGCAGCGGGCGTACCTGCCCGGGGGTAACTGGGTGGCCACCGACGAGAACGCCACCCGGGTGGCGAACCTCGGCCGGGACGTCTTCGCCCAGCCGGTCGCGGCGGGCTCCCGGGTGCTGCTGCCGCTGGTGTTCACGGTGCACGGCGGCGACCCCCCGAAGCAGTTGGAGCTGCGCAGCGGGGTGTTCTCCGCCGGGGTGCGGGTCGACGTGCGGTGACCGGGGGCGGGCGGCGGTCGTACCCTGGGGTCCGTGACCGCCGCCCTCGCCCCCGCCACCGCGCAGCCGCGCCGCCGGCACCCCGGCATGCAGGGGACACGCGGGCGGCACGGTGCGGACACCCGGGGCCGGAACCGGTGACCCGCCTGGCTGCACCGACCTGGCGCGCCCTCGCGCAGGCTCACCAGGAACGCGCCGACTCCCTCACCGCGGGCCACCGTGCCCGCAGGGCAGCGAGGGAACGTCACGCGATCGACGACTTCCTCTACGACTACTACGGCACCAGGCCGTCCGTGCTGCGACGGTGGCACCCCGGCGTCGGAATCACCCTGGAACCCGGACCGGACGGGCCCGCCCCACACGGGGCGTGGCGTTGGTACGCCACCGACGCGGACGGGGGCGTGAGCGTCGACGTCGCGGCGTTCCTGGCCGACCGGGCGGAGTCGGTGCGCTTCATCCACCGGCTGTTGTCCTCGATCGCGTCGCGGCCGGCCTTCACCGGCTGCTTCGGCCTGCACGAGTGGGCGATGGTGTACCGCCAACGTGAGCATCGGCACCCGCTGCCGCTGCGGCTCGGCCAGGCCGGCACGGACGCGGTGGTCGAGTCGCACCAGATCCGCTGCACCCACTTCGACGCGTTCCGGTTCTTCACCCCGGACGCGGTCGGCCTCAACCGGCTCCAACCCACGAGGGAGAGCCAGGTGGAGCTGGACCAGCCGGGCTGCCTGCACGCCTCGATGGACTGCCACAAGTGGGCCACCAAGCTGGGCCCCGCCGTTCCGGGCGATCTGGCGCTCGACTGTTTCGAGTTGGCGCGGGACATCCGGCTGCTCGACATGCAGGCGTCCCCGTACGACTTCTCCTCGTACGGGGAGGCGCCCGTGGCCATCGAGACGCCGGAGGGCAAGGCGGAGTACGTCGCCCGTCAACGCGAGTTCGCCCAGCGTGCCGGCCACCTGCGGGCCCGCCTGATCGGTGTCTGCGGGACCCTGCTGGACCGGGCGGAGCCACCGGAACGGGTGGGGGCGGGAGCCTAACCCTCCCGCGCCCACGGCCGTAGCTTCTCCGGGTTGCGGACCACCCAGATCCGGGTGACGCGCCCGTCCTCGGAGACGTCGAACGAGGCCACGGTCACGACGGCGCCGGCACGCCGGGCCACCAGGCCCGGCACACCGTTGACCGACCGCTCCAGGAGTTCGAGTCCCGGAGCCAGGTCGGCGATGGCGACCATGTACCGGGCGATGTGCGCGCCGCCCTCGACCGGGTGCAGGGCGGTGCCGGCCATGCCGCCACCGTCGGCGGTCATCACGGCAGCCGGGTTGAGCAGACCGACGAGGGCCGCGATGTCCTTGGCCTCCCAGGCCTTCCGGACGTGCCGCACCACGTCGGCCTGGCCGCTCGCCGGCACCGGAGCGCGCGCCACGCTCACCCGCCGCCGGGCGGACGCCGCCAGCTGCTTGCAGGCCGCCGGGGTTCGGCCGAGCACGTCGGCGATCTCGGCGAACGGATACCGGAAGACCTCGTGCAGGACGAACGCCACCCGCTCGGCGGGCGTCGTCGACTCCAGGACGACGAGGAGGGCCATGGCCACCGACTCGTCCAGGACGATCTGGTCGGCAGGGTCGGCAGGGCGGGTGGGGTCCGCGCCGCCCGGGTGGTTCCACTCGGCGCGGTCGGGCAGCGGCTCGGGCAGCCACGCGCCGACATAGCGTTCCCGGCGGGCCCGCGCCGAGCCGAGCCGGTCCAGGCAGATGCGGCTGGTCACCGTCATCAGCCAGGCGCCGGGAGACCGGATCTCCTCCTGCTGGCCCGGTGGCAGCCCGTACCAGCGCGCGTAGGCGTCCTGTACGGCGTCCTCGGCCTCGGTCACCGAGCCGAGCAACCGGTAGGCGACGTTGATCAGTTGGCGCCGCTCGCCGGCTATCTCATCCGTGCGGGTTCCCACAGTTCCCATGCTTCCGGCCGCCCCCGCCTTACCTTTCGCCGGCCCGCGTCGTCGGGCTGGTGAGACCTTAACGATCTACTGCCCGAGGGCGGAAAAGGGGACCGTGACATGGCCACCCAGGTGACGGCGACGACGACGACGAGCACACGGCGCAGCTCCTCGTTCCTGCAGACCGCGATCGCCCTGCAGACCCTGACCATCTTCCTCCAGGCGGTCTCCGCCGGGCTGCTGCTCACCTCGTCGTACGGAGAGACCCTGCACAGCGTCGGAGCCCGGGTGATGTACGGGGCGTCCATGCTGTACGTGCTCGCGGCGGTGCTGGCGTGGAAGCCGGGCGGCGGCTCGCCCCGGCCGGTCTGGCACGCGTCGGGATTCCTCGTCCTCGCCTCGGTGCAGGTCGTGCTCGGCATCGCCCACGTACCGTCGGTCCACCTCCCCCTGGGCGTCCTCATGTTCGGCCTGAGCGTGCTGGCGCTGGCCCGGCGCTGAGGTCCCGCCGCCCGGCCCTCACGCCGGGTGGCCCCGGTGCGCGGCCCACTCCGGGGCGAGGATCGACATCACGGTGGCGTCCACCCACCCGTCGCCGTCGCGGAGGACCTGCCGCAGCGTGCCCTCGGCCACGAACCCGACCTTCTCGTAGACCCGGCGGGCGCGGGGGTTGAAGGCGAACACCTCCAGCCCGATCCGGTGCAGGCCGAGCTGCTCGAAGCCGTAGCCGACGATGAGGCGGACCGCCTCGGTGCCCAGCCCCCGGTCCCGCCCGGCGGGGCCGATCAGGG is part of the Micromonospora halotolerans genome and encodes:
- a CDS encoding RNA degradosome polyphosphate kinase: MSTPREHPDGPRNLVDPDTPLNGASTRGADGRFRRVRPPEESVSPEPAAAASAGLEESLDPVEGPGPLEEPPAARPLPEDRFFNRELSWLDFNARVLALAEDPRTPLLERAKFLAIFGSNLDEFYMVRVAGLKRRLSAGLPVRGGDRMPLRTQLELIAEKAADLVARHAACFVDDVLPKLAAEDIRILRWSDLDDAERERLRTWFREHIFPVLTPLAVDPAHPFPYISGRSLNLAVSVRDPDGGSELFARVKVPNNVPRFVRVARDQPGVRFLPVEDLISVHLGQLFSGMQVVECHLFRVTRNAEVEVDEDRDEDLLQALERELARRRFGPPVRLEVAASISDHMLELLVRELDMDSQDVLRVRGLLDLSALWQVYGEADRPDLKDPPFVPATHPRLTEGEVPRSVFATLRDGDVLVHHPYHSFATSVQRFVEQAAADPNVLAIKQTLYRTSGDSPIVDALVDAAAAGKQVVVLVELKARFDEVANIGWARTLERAGCHVVYGLVGLKTHCKTALVVRQEGNQIRRYCHIGTGNYHPKTARLYEDFGMLTADPEIGADLTDLFNVLTGYSRQTAYRRLLVAPQGIRSGLVERIEREIEHVRLGMPGLVQFKVNALVDEEITDALYRASRAGVHVDLLIRGMCTLRPGVPGLSENIRVRSILGRFLEHSRIFRFGNNGDAEFWMGSADLMHRNLDRRVEALVQVSDPVARAELDHVLTAAFSPEVDAFELAPDGAWQRRTGTGDTPLTHLQDLLLHRVGGRAG
- a CDS encoding NUDIX hydrolase, which produces MTDDEPVRIRAAGGVVWRPATGGVEICLVHRPRYGDWSLPKGKLDAGEHPLRAAVREVAEETDVRAVPQVRLPTVRYRSEGRPKAVDYWSMRAAAQGGFQPDTEVDEVAWFPVDEAARRVSYPHDAEVIAAFAALPPVTATVLLVRHAHAGKRGTWTGPDTGRPLDDEGWAQARALAPLVALVRPARLVSASARRCVQTLDPAAALLDLPVEVVGDLDEPRPGQQPDECALAAAARLTALAQDGEPVAVCSQGKVIPGALEGLTGRSDDYTTPKGGGWLLAFTGDRLLAADPL
- a CDS encoding endonuclease/exonuclease/phosphatase family protein, with product MRHRHLPTAALALGVVVLLDVLRVWLPSIITIFGRAAETPAELLGAFALGWFVLALAAPVLLRRPGARPVGLVAAGVLAAARLALTAAPGGRVQLWLACAGLLAGLVWLAATAATVARPVPGLAFGLAGAAVGHALLGTEDLVWRGGPLGWTVSVLLVAAFLSTQAPSSLMVRLRRSVMRVAAPAPDPASVPGPVASAAPASRPAGKAGRIAWLLVGPVLLLAGQLALAPAVWDAAASYRHGLAGLPRVGLPPAHLAAVPEVAIGLFLLAVLLRPPRPVARLLWPAALLVGAGLFASDRAGWLAAAVLLTAAGLGGCLALVDTAAEHGKPLARRLSARPLVPAAAGPGTDPDSAGPGSAAHSGSGVVAAPAAGSGAGEHAEPDPGGGRRRAFAVVGGMLGFAVGAVAYYAAYDLGYPNGWVPVLAALGVAAAAAVAPPLAAPPLRPPVPVWTVLGAMLLTAVAGGIHRPAPAPNPPATPPAAVRVAAYNIRMGFGLDGRLDLDALTRAVEGGRPDVVLLSEVDRGWLLNGGHDTLALLARRLRMPYVFAPAADPVWGDAVLSRFPVRSGRTRPLAAHGAPTGAQALGVTLDLGGRELAVVATHLQPPPGEGPVAQAGEVAAFATGYAAGRPLVLGGDLNTEPGDAAFAEFTRAGLVDALVAARPLRTSPADDPRTQIDHVFVSPGLTASGATAPRSTASDHLPVAVTIALP
- a CDS encoding HU family DNA-binding protein, with amino-acid sequence MNKAELIEALAVRLGDRKTATAALDAVLTEVQAAVTKGEKVAITGFGAFEKRVRGARTARNPRTGEAVKVKKTSVPTFRAGAGFKEMVASGKVPKSTAAARKTTSAAAAKTTGAKATGAKATAAKKTTAAGAAKKTTAAKAAKTTAATKKAAPAKKAATKTTTAKKTTAAKSTAAKKTTAAKKTTAAKSTAAKKAPAKKAPAKKAASRR